The genomic stretch CAAACAACTCCAGCAATTCCAAATGCCCATGATGGACTTAATCCACCTCTATTAGCCACTAATTCACTATCAATTGTTGGGACCCATATAATTTCACTTATACTAAATATAATTATAGCTATTACAACAAATGTAATTGTTGGGTTAAACCATAAAACCATAAAAGAAATACCAATCAACACAAATGCAATTGAATACCACAATTCTTTACGAATAAGGGGCTGAAATTTGGGGAAAACACCCTGAATAAGTATTACAGTTATCGCATTTATTGTAAAAAGTAGACCTATTGTTTTCCCAGTAAATTCTTGTGAAAATACTATTGGAAGAGTAGTAAATATTTGTGTGTAAAGAAACCAGAAAACGGAAGAGAACAGTGTAAACCTTAAAAAAGATTTAAATCCTTTCTTTTCTTTTCGGTATTTAATAAACTCAAAAATATTTAAACTTTCCTCTGATTTTAGTTGTATGTTAGGGAGAAGCAGAGCTATAAGCCCAGCAAACATATAATTAAGCATACTGATAATTAGTAGACTACTTGGGTGCCAATCTAATACTAGTCCTCCTAAAAGAGGGCCAAGGGATGCTCCAACATTTACAGCAATATTAAGTAATGAAAAAGCATTTAGCCTTTTGGATTCTTCAAGCATTGAAATATGCGTTTTTAAGGCTATATTATATAAAGATATAAAAATACCTAAAGTAATGATAAATAATAGAAGTATAAAATAGTTAGTGAAATAAGTAATCACTAAAAGTGTAAAGGAAGACCCAAATAAGCCAATAAGTAAACTTTGCTTTAGTCCAAGCTTATTAATAATTCCCCCAACAAAGGCGCTTCCTGCCTTGGACATAAAAGTAAATGAGGCTACAATAAAACTAGCCTTACTAATCTCTATATCTTTCACCTCTACCAACCAAAGTGAAAGAAGAGGTATTATTGAAAAAAAACCAATCGAATTAAAAACCCTAATAAAAAAGCTTAACACTCCTTCATTTTTTATTTTATACATGTACAACACTCCTAGAGAGTTTTTTTACAACCATCTTTGTTATTTCTGTAGCTTTATAAATATCATCCCTAGATATATGTCGATTAATCACTATCCTAGCCAATCCAGGCAACCATGGAAAAATTAATAGTCCGTACTCTTCACATAATCTTAAAAATTCATTTGTGTTATTAGTTAAGCTATTTATATTTATAAAAATCATGTTGGTTTCTATGCTTTCAACATTTATTGAAATCTCTGGAATTTCATTCAGCAAAACAGCCCTCTCTTTTGTGAGTTGATGATCATTTTTAATTTTTATAAGGTGATAATCCAATGCGTATTGAGCTGCAGCAGCATACATTCCAATTTGGTGTAACCCCCCTCCAAACTGCTTTCTTAACGTTCTAGCAGACCCTATAAATTCTTCACTTCCCATAAGCATTGATCCATAAGGTGCACCCAGTCCTTTTGCGAAACAAACACTTAGGGAATCAACATTTCTTGCATATTCCTTTAAAGGAACGCCAGTAGCAACATGGGCATTAAATAACCTTGCTCCATCCAAATGGAGTGAGATATCTATTTCTCTTGTATACTTGTATAAACTTTTAATGGTTTCAATTGGGAAAGTCTTACCTTGATAATAATTTATTGTATTCTCAATAGTGACTAACTGTGGTTTCGAATATAGAGGTCCTCTGGGCTTTGAATTTATTAATTCCTCGACATCGCCCTTATTAATTATCCCGTCTTTTTTTCTTACACAATTCAATACAGCTCTGCTAAGTATTGCAGTCGAAGCACTTTCATAAAAATTGATATGATAATTTGCTTCTGTGATAATTTCATTTCCTTCTTCAACCTGGGCTTTTATTGCTATTTGATTAGCCATTGTTCCGCTAGGAACAAACAGTGCCCCTTCTACTTCAAAAAGTTCTTTACAATATTCTTCTGAATTATTTACACTCTCATCTTCACCATAGCAATCATCACCTACAATAGCAGTCCTCATTACTTCCCGCATTTCTTCAGATGGTTTAGTTAAAGTATCACTTCTCATATCAATCATTGTTTTGCACCTCACAGAAGTATAGTTAATATGTAATTACTTATTTACACAATTACGCAATTATATTATCATGTAATTACAGGATAATCAATTCCCTTTTTGTAAAATAATTGTTATTAATGATAATTTCCAATTAACATTACTGTTCAGATACTCATCAATTGATAATCAATTCCCTTTTTGTAAAATAATTGTTATTAATGATAATTTCCAATTAACATTACTGTTCAGATACTCATCAATTGATAATCAATTCCCTTTTTGTAAAATAATTGTTATTAATGATAATTTCCAATTAACATTACTGTTCAGATACTCATCAATTTCTGAACACTCTAAAATTTAAATATTTTTCTAGCCTTCTGCCTATTATATGTGTTCATAAACTCTGTAAAGAAATCTATGTTCAGATATTACCCCTAACATTAAGTTGTGTTACGATAAAGCAGAAAAATTAAACAAGGGGAGAAATTAATGAAGGTAGGATATGCTCGTGTTTCAACAGGCATTCAAAATCTTGATTTACAATTGGATGCTCTTAGAGAACATGGTTGCGAAGAAATATTTACAGATAAAATTAGTGGCGCCAAAGATAAAAGACAAGGGTTGGAAGAAGCACTTCGATTTGCACGCTCTGGTGATACGATAGTAGTTTGGCGCTTAGATCGATTAGGTAGAAATATGCAGCATTTAATTAAAATTGTGAATGACCTTAATGACCGAGGCATTAGTTTCCATAGCTTGCAGGAAAACATTACGATGGACAAGGCTAGTGCAACGGGGCAACTTATGTTTCATCTTTTTGCAGCCTTTGCTGAATTTGAGCGTAATCTTATTCAGGAGCGATCAGCAGCTGGACGTGCTGCAGCAAGAGCCAGAGGGCGATTAGGAGGAAGACCAGAGAAGTTAGATAAGAAAGAGTTAGAAATGTTAAAGACATTAGTGGCGAATGGGACGCCCATTACGGATATTGCTCAAAGGTGGGGTGTTTCCCGAACAACTGTATATCGATATTTAGAAAAGAAGTAAGTCTTTGAATACGAAAGGATGGATGGGGAGGAAATGGCATCGAGAGGGAAAGAATTACTTACAGTAGACCAAAGGGATGAATTTGTACGGATTCCATCTGATATGACCGAAAGGGAACTGGAAACCTATTATACATTTTCGCAATATGATTTGGAAGTTATTAAACGGCATAGAAGAGATCATAATCGTTTAGGATTTGCTGTCCAATTATGTGTATTGCGCTATCCGGGGTGGTCTCTTACAGATGTTGAACCTATACCAGATTATGTAGTCCAATATATAGCAAAACAGATAAATGCTAATCCCGATTCTTTTTCCTTATATGCCCAACGTGACCCAACTAAGCATGAACATATGGAAGAAATCCGACAGGTATATGGATACCAGAATTTTTCTGTAAGTACATATCGGGAATTAGCTCAGTATCTTTTGAAACATGCTCTTCAAAATGGCAATTCCATGTATCTACTTCGAACTGTTCAAGAAGAAATACGGAATCGAAAAGTAATTCTTCCTGGAATGACTACAATAGAGAGACTTGTCTGGGAAACTCGTCGGAGAGCAGAGGAAAAGATTTTTAAATCCTTAACCGGGACCCTTTCAAACTGGCAAAAGAAAAAGTTGGATGAATTTATCGATCCACTAGTGGAAAGCAAGAAAACCCCATTAGCATGGTTGAGGGAAATTCCCGGCCAGTCATCACCTGATGCCTTTCTAAAAGTAATAAAGCGTTTGGAATATATTCGGGACTTGAAACTTCCGACAAATTTACATGAAGTACATCCCAATCGATTGCTTCAATTATCACGTATCGGAGCACGTTATGAACCTCATTCGTTTCGCAGATTTAAAGAAAATAAGAAATATGCCATCCTTGTAGCATATCTAGGAACACTAAGTCAGGACTTAATTGACCAAGCAATTGAAATTCATGATCGGCAAATGATGATTTTACAATCGAAAGGTCGCAAAACGCAAGAGGAAATGCAAAAGGAAAATGGAAAAGCAGTTAATGAAAAGGTTGTTCATTTTGCAGATATTGGGGCTGCGCTTATTCAAGCACGAGATAAAGGGCTTGATCCATTTAGCACCATTGAAAAGGTAATGCCTTGGGATAAAATTGTTACTTCCGTTGAAGAAGCAAAAAAGTTAGCACGACCAATGGATTATGATTACCTTGACTTGCTAGAGAATAGATTTATTTATCTAAGAAAGTATACCCCTACTCTTCTTAAATCATTAGAATTTCGTTCTACAAATGCAGCAGAACCATTATTACGTGCATTAAAAACATTGAATGAGATGAATGAATCAGGAAAAAGAAAAGTACCAGATGGAGTACCATTAGATTTCGTCCCAAAACGATGGGAAAAGCATGTGTACGATGAGGAAGGAACAATTAATCGACATTATTATGAAATGGCTGCCCTAACGGAATTAAAAAATCATATTCGTTCAGGGGACGTATCTGTAGTCGGTAGTAGGCTTCATAAGGACTTTGAGGAGTACCTTGTTCCTAAAAATGAATGGAAAACAACCAATCTTAAAGATACTAGATTGGCAGTTCGATCAACAGCAGAGGAATACCTTGAGGAAAGAGGGAAAGCTTTAGCTGAACGCTTTACATGGGTATCAAATAACTTTGATAGTCTTGAAGGAGTAAATATAGAAAAAGCAAAACTTAGGGTAGATCGTCTGGAAAAGGATACCTCAGAAGATGCACGAACCTTCAGTTTATCCATATATAATATGCTTCCAAGAATTAAGCTCACTGATCTTTTAATGGAGGTAGCGCACTGGACAGGGTTTGACGAAATGTTAATACATGCCTCCACCAATCGCCCTCCAAAGGGAGAAGAAAAGGTAATTTTAATGGCTGCGCTTATGGCAATGGGGACGAATATTGGATTAACTAAAATGGCAGATGCTACACCTGGAGTTACTTATCACCAGATGGCCAATGCCGCACAATGGCGATTGTATGATGATGCTATAAATCGAGCACAGGCAACTTTAGTAAATTTTCAGCATAAGCTTGCTCTAGCTTCTTATTGGGGAGATGGTACCACATCTTCATCTGACGGAATGCGTGTACAAGTTGGTGTTTCATCGTTGCATGCTGAAGCAAATCCCCATTATGGCACAGGGAAAGGGGCAACCATTTATCGGTTTACAAGTGATAAATTTTCGTCTTTTTATACGAAAGTCATTAGTACAAATGCAAGAGATGCCGTACATGTCATAGATGGTTTGCTTCATCATGAAACAGAATTAAATATTGAGGAGCATTATACTGATACGGCTGGTTATACCGATCAAGTTTTTGGTTTAAGTCACTTGTTAGGATTTCGTTTTGCACCAAGGCTGCGTGATCTAGCCGATGCCAAACTATATACCATTCAAAAACCAAGTGATTTTCCTGACCTAGAAAGATTACTTCGTGGACGGATTAACATAAAGGTTATTCAAGAAAACTTTGATGATGTACTCCGTTTAGCCCATTCTATTCGAGAAGGAAAAGTGTCCGGTTCACTTATTATGGGGAAATTAGGATCTTATGCAAGGCAAAACAAGTTAGCTACTGCTTTGCGAGAAATGGGAAGAATCGAAAAAACTATTTTTATCTTAGATTACATATCTAATGAAACACTTCGTAGGCGTATTCAACGAGGATTGAACAAAGGGGAAGCAATGAATGGCTTAGCAAGAGCATTATTCTTTGGCAAACGGGGTGAGTTACGAGAACGAGGGCTGCAAGACCAACTTCAACGTGCAAGTGCCTTGAATATTATAATTAACGCCATTAGCGTATGGAATACCGTATATCTTACCGAAGCAACAAATTTGTTGAAGGAAAAAGGAAATTTACGAGAAGACTTACTAAAACATATTTCTCCATTGGGATGGGAGCATATCAATTTTCTTGGTGAATTCACCTTTGATATGAAGAAAATAGCAAGCTTACATTCGCTGCGCCCTCTTATTCAATAAAAATAATAGCCGACGATTTCCTTAGCGTAGGAAATATCGGCTTTATTCATGTCGAAATTTGCTTAGCGTATGTTTTCCGCTTTTTGTTGGTAGGACCCCTTCTTTTTAGGAGTATGTTCATTATTTATATATCCACAAGAGGTATTTGGTTCGGACTTGTTATCTCAAACAACAAAGTCAGCCAGTAAAATGGTAAAAGAAGTAGCAAGTGCAATTGATGATGGAACAGAAACAGCCGAAGATAAAGTTCTTGAGTCAACCAATCAGGTGATAGATGAATCTGAGGAATTAGTGATCCAGAGTATGGACCAAGTAGATGAAGTAGCTGACCATTTAGCTTCTCATAGTAAGAACTACATCACAGAAGTAACCTCAAACGTGTTGAAAAAAGTAATAGAAACTCCTAAAGAAATTGTGAAGACACCAAATAAAATGAAAAAAACAACAGAACGAAAAAATATATCTGTATCTTTGGAAGTTTTACAAAAAATAGTTAAATCTAAGAGAGAATTATCGAAAATTCCATCTATCACTCACGAGACTATTTCAAAGAAACAAGAGGAATCAGAAGAAAACCAAGAAGTTGTGAATAAGGCTAATTCAGACCAAAAACCGAGTAAAAAAATACCTTCTCCTCCTTTCCCCGTTGCGATAACTGGACAAACAAAGTCTCCAGGAAGAGGGTTAGGAGGCCATCAAAGTCCAGTTGATCATGGTACTGGATTACATATTTTAAGTGAAAGTTATCCATGGTTACCTAAAACTGGGTCCATAACGTCTGTTAATACGATTTCTTATTTCTTTGATCAATGGTTACACGCACCTCCGATACCACCACCAGAATTATCTCCTTCAAATCCAAACGTATTTTAAAAAATTTGAAGGAGCGATGTATAGTGAATAAAGTGATGATAAAAATGGTGATGATAATTGGTGTGTCTCTAGGTATTTTCGGT from Bacillaceae bacterium S4-13-56 encodes the following:
- a CDS encoding MFS transporter, whose amino-acid sequence is MYKIKNEGVLSFFIRVFNSIGFFSIIPLLSLWLVEVKDIEISKASFIVASFTFMSKAGSAFVGGIINKLGLKQSLLIGLFGSSFTLLVITYFTNYFILLLFIITLGIFISLYNIALKTHISMLEESKRLNAFSLLNIAVNVGASLGPLLGGLVLDWHPSSLLIISMLNYMFAGLIALLLPNIQLKSEESLNIFEFIKYRKEKKGFKSFLRFTLFSSVFWFLYTQIFTTLPIVFSQEFTGKTIGLLFTINAITVILIQGVFPKFQPLIRKELWYSIAFVLIGISFMVLWFNPTITFVVIAIIIFSISEIIWVPTIDSELVANRGGLSPSWAFGIAGVVWGLGESLGSFIGLNLYHYFDDFTFLILSVISVLILTIHAFSLKFNNKFIKTSKYFEEKRI
- a CDS encoding GntG family PLP-dependent aldolase — protein: MIDMRSDTLTKPSEEMREVMRTAIVGDDCYGEDESVNNSEEYCKELFEVEGALFVPSGTMANQIAIKAQVEEGNEIITEANYHINFYESASTAILSRAVLNCVRKKDGIINKGDVEELINSKPRGPLYSKPQLVTIENTINYYQGKTFPIETIKSLYKYTREIDISLHLDGARLFNAHVATGVPLKEYARNVDSLSVCFAKGLGAPYGSMLMGSEEFIGSARTLRKQFGGGLHQIGMYAAAAQYALDYHLIKIKNDHQLTKERAVLLNEIPEISINVESIETNMIFININSLTNNTNEFLRLCEEYGLLIFPWLPGLARIVINRHISRDDIYKATEITKMVVKKLSRSVVHV
- a CDS encoding recombinase family protein, with the translated sequence MKVGYARVSTGIQNLDLQLDALREHGCEEIFTDKISGAKDKRQGLEEALRFARSGDTIVVWRLDRLGRNMQHLIKIVNDLNDRGISFHSLQENITMDKASATGQLMFHLFAAFAEFERNLIQERSAAGRAAARARGRLGGRPEKLDKKELEMLKTLVANGTPITDIAQRWGVSRTTVYRYLEKK
- a CDS encoding Tn3 family transposase: MASRGKELLTVDQRDEFVRIPSDMTERELETYYTFSQYDLEVIKRHRRDHNRLGFAVQLCVLRYPGWSLTDVEPIPDYVVQYIAKQINANPDSFSLYAQRDPTKHEHMEEIRQVYGYQNFSVSTYRELAQYLLKHALQNGNSMYLLRTVQEEIRNRKVILPGMTTIERLVWETRRRAEEKIFKSLTGTLSNWQKKKLDEFIDPLVESKKTPLAWLREIPGQSSPDAFLKVIKRLEYIRDLKLPTNLHEVHPNRLLQLSRIGARYEPHSFRRFKENKKYAILVAYLGTLSQDLIDQAIEIHDRQMMILQSKGRKTQEEMQKENGKAVNEKVVHFADIGAALIQARDKGLDPFSTIEKVMPWDKIVTSVEEAKKLARPMDYDYLDLLENRFIYLRKYTPTLLKSLEFRSTNAAEPLLRALKTLNEMNESGKRKVPDGVPLDFVPKRWEKHVYDEEGTINRHYYEMAALTELKNHIRSGDVSVVGSRLHKDFEEYLVPKNEWKTTNLKDTRLAVRSTAEEYLEERGKALAERFTWVSNNFDSLEGVNIEKAKLRVDRLEKDTSEDARTFSLSIYNMLPRIKLTDLLMEVAHWTGFDEMLIHASTNRPPKGEEKVILMAALMAMGTNIGLTKMADATPGVTYHQMANAAQWRLYDDAINRAQATLVNFQHKLALASYWGDGTTSSSDGMRVQVGVSSLHAEANPHYGTGKGATIYRFTSDKFSSFYTKVISTNARDAVHVIDGLLHHETELNIEEHYTDTAGYTDQVFGLSHLLGFRFAPRLRDLADAKLYTIQKPSDFPDLERLLRGRINIKVIQENFDDVLRLAHSIREGKVSGSLIMGKLGSYARQNKLATALREMGRIEKTIFILDYISNETLRRRIQRGLNKGEAMNGLARALFFGKRGELRERGLQDQLQRASALNIIINAISVWNTVYLTEATNLLKEKGNLREDLLKHISPLGWEHINFLGEFTFDMKKIASLHSLRPLIQ